In a single window of the Nilaparvata lugens isolate BPH chromosome 1, ASM1435652v1, whole genome shotgun sequence genome:
- the LOC111060343 gene encoding pancreatic triacylglycerol lipase, translating to MKGRIGRITGLDPAQPGFEGTPVEVRLDKTDARFVDVYHTNTRPFIPLAGFGMINPVGHVDVYYNGGHDQPGCGLINVGPIHDIRDLPNHALLTCSHLRAHEYFTASINSGGCEVWARKVNMPIGNSIMSSMFGRLPVHSSVKVCSLETCTIAGYKADLPGLPREGVFAATTLGVPPYCISDHENMIVNKNIFKEMKYTKSSKEEESNIEIPSEVSQMATMDNENDDMDEHADDFMSESGSQNFTEDDLYEIVTRGH from the exons ATGAAAGGAAGAATTGGGCGAATTACAG GTTTGGACCCTGCACAGCCTGGCTTCGAAGGCACGCCTGTAGAAGTACGATTGGATAAAACAGATGCACGATTTGTGGACGTTTACCATACCAACACGCGACCATTTATCCCATTAGCAGGATTTGGAATGATCAATCCTGTCG GTCATGTTGATGTCTATTACAATGGTGGTCATGATCAGCCCGGATGTGGTCTTATAAATGTTGGACCCATTCATGATATAAGGGATCTTCCAAACCATG CGCTTTTGACTTGTTCACACTTACGTGCTCATGAGTACTTCACAGCATCAATCAATAGTGGAGGTTGTGAAGTCTGGGCTCGTAAAGTCAATATGCCAATTGGAAATTCTATCAT GTCTTCCATGTTTGGTAGACTCCCAGTTCACTCTTCGGTTAAGGTATGTTCCCTGGAAACGTGCACTATAGCTGGCTACAAAGCTGATCTACCCGGCCTCCCCAGAGAGGGAGTGTTTGCTGCTACCACCCTTGGTGTCCCTCCATATTGTA TTTCCGACCATGAGAACATGATTGTGAACAAGAACATTTTCAAGGAGATGAAATATACTAAATCATCTAAGGAGGAAGAGTCAAACATCGAAATACCATCTGAGGTTTCCCAAATGgcaactatggacaatgaaaacgATGACATGGATGAACATGCTGATGATTTCATGTCTGAGTCAGGAAGTCAAAACTTTACTGAAGATGATTTGTATGAAATAGTCACAAGAGGACATTGA